A section of the Streptomyces sp. CG1 genome encodes:
- a CDS encoding NlpC/P60 family protein — protein MGWGKRSILSAAVTVVCAVTVLGAPGTAFAAPKPTPGPSTSPTPPPGKDLEKVREKLDKLYHDAAVATDAYNAAEEKAKQQSAEIVALAKKIDEGQQQLAKLKDQAGAAARAQYRSGGIPPTAQFLLSNDPGQVLDGAGLVLQGQRATRSLISELTSTQTQLQAYADDAADQWKKLDADRKDKAAAQKKVQQQIDAAKKLESKLQKKEQEQLDQLEQQAALKAQTDWLDTGILKRIHGTASAQGEKAVAFATEQLGKPYVWGAEGPKSYDCSGLTSQAWAAAGHPIPRTSQEQWKQLQHVAVQDMRPGDLIIYFDDASHVAIYIGDGAIIQAPRPGRMITIAGAGSMPILGVVRPDA, from the coding sequence ATGGGCTGGGGCAAGCGCAGTATCCTCTCGGCCGCCGTGACCGTGGTCTGCGCGGTGACCGTGCTGGGCGCGCCCGGCACGGCCTTCGCCGCCCCGAAACCGACCCCGGGTCCGAGCACCTCCCCGACTCCCCCGCCGGGCAAGGACCTTGAAAAGGTCCGCGAGAAGCTCGACAAGCTCTACCACGACGCGGCCGTCGCCACCGACGCCTACAACGCGGCCGAGGAGAAGGCGAAGCAGCAGTCCGCCGAGATCGTCGCGCTGGCGAAGAAGATCGACGAGGGACAGCAGCAGCTCGCGAAGCTCAAGGACCAGGCGGGCGCGGCCGCCCGCGCCCAGTACCGCAGCGGCGGCATCCCGCCCACCGCCCAGTTCCTGCTCAGCAATGACCCCGGACAGGTCCTGGACGGGGCCGGACTGGTCCTCCAGGGCCAGCGGGCGACGAGGTCACTGATCAGCGAACTGACCAGCACCCAGACGCAGTTGCAGGCGTACGCCGACGACGCCGCCGACCAGTGGAAGAAACTGGACGCCGACCGCAAGGACAAGGCCGCCGCCCAGAAGAAGGTCCAGCAGCAGATCGACGCCGCGAAGAAGCTGGAATCCAAGCTGCAGAAGAAGGAGCAGGAGCAGCTCGACCAGCTGGAGCAGCAGGCCGCGCTGAAGGCGCAGACGGACTGGCTGGACACCGGCATCCTCAAGAGGATCCACGGCACGGCGTCCGCCCAGGGCGAGAAGGCCGTCGCGTTCGCCACCGAGCAGCTCGGCAAGCCTTATGTGTGGGGCGCCGAGGGCCCGAAGTCCTACGACTGCTCCGGCCTGACCTCCCAGGCCTGGGCGGCGGCCGGCCACCCCATCCCGCGCACCTCGCAGGAGCAGTGGAAACAGCTCCAGCACGTCGCCGTCCAGGACATGCGCCCCGGCGACCTCATCATCTACTTCGACGACGCGAGCCATGTCGCCATCTACATCGGCGACGGCGCGATCATCCAGGCCCCGCGCCCGGGGCGTATGATCACGATCGCGGGCGCCGGCTCGATGCCGATCCTGGGGGTCGTACGACCGGATGCGTGA
- a CDS encoding PP2C family protein-serine/threonine phosphatase, which translates to MPVPVPRQRAIPAVECGQAQAASAVGGPLKEEAHRDATSTGTAGTTLTLLLIEDDPAGSPIVPDLLDSAGKPIRVRTARNLTEAERLLTDDVHCILLDLALPAPGGSDADDELAVLRHVLRLAPRHAVLALTGSGDAERGTEAVRVGAQDYLYREELDGRLLSRAIRYAVERKRSDTAERRLAEGRLRAQENRRLERGLLPTPLLDGSALRFAARYRPGRSRALLGGDFYDAVRTPDGTVHAMIGDVCGHGPDEAALGVELRIAWRALTLAGLCGDELLGTLQQVLEHERSDEEIFATLCTVDIAPDGRSAGLCLAGHPAPLLARPGRPAGLLPYDNNGPALGLLPGARWPRMQVELGAEWSLMLYTDGLIEGRVGRSGERLGQDGMVSMIRRQLAEGLQGETLLRAAVSEVRDLNGGELTDDVAVVLLDRTS; encoded by the coding sequence ATGCCCGTACCCGTACCGCGGCAGAGAGCGATCCCGGCCGTGGAGTGTGGTCAGGCGCAGGCCGCCTCCGCAGTCGGCGGCCCCCTCAAGGAAGAGGCCCACCGCGACGCCACATCCACCGGAACCGCCGGCACCACTCTCACCCTGCTGCTGATCGAGGACGATCCGGCCGGTTCGCCGATCGTGCCCGATCTGCTGGACTCCGCCGGCAAGCCGATCCGCGTGCGCACCGCCCGCAACCTCACCGAGGCCGAGCGGCTGCTCACCGATGACGTGCACTGCATCCTGCTGGACCTCGCGCTGCCCGCGCCCGGCGGCAGCGACGCGGACGACGAGCTGGCCGTGCTCCGGCATGTGCTGAGGCTCGCGCCCCGGCATGCCGTGCTCGCGCTGACCGGCTCCGGCGACGCCGAGCGCGGCACCGAGGCCGTGCGCGTGGGCGCCCAGGACTATCTCTACCGGGAAGAGCTGGACGGCCGGCTGCTGAGCCGTGCCATCCGGTACGCGGTGGAGAGGAAGCGTTCCGACACCGCCGAGCGGCGGCTCGCCGAGGGCCGGCTGCGCGCGCAGGAGAACCGCCGCCTGGAGCGCGGGCTGCTGCCCACACCCCTGCTGGACGGCTCCGCGCTGCGCTTCGCCGCCCGCTACCGCCCCGGCCGTTCCCGGGCGCTGCTCGGCGGCGACTTCTACGACGCCGTCCGTACCCCCGACGGCACCGTGCACGCCATGATCGGCGACGTCTGCGGCCACGGCCCGGACGAGGCCGCGCTCGGCGTGGAGCTGCGCATCGCCTGGCGCGCGCTGACGCTGGCCGGGCTGTGCGGGGACGAGCTGCTGGGCACGCTGCAGCAGGTGCTGGAGCACGAGCGGTCCGACGAGGAGATCTTCGCGACGCTGTGCACGGTTGACATCGCGCCGGACGGCCGGAGCGCGGGCCTGTGCCTGGCCGGGCACCCGGCGCCGCTGCTGGCCCGTCCCGGCCGTCCGGCCGGGCTGCTCCCTTACGACAACAACGGACCCGCTCTCGGCCTGCTGCCCGGCGCCCGCTGGCCGCGGATGCAGGTGGAGCTGGGTGCCGAGTGGAGCCTGATGCTCTACACCGACGGGCTGATCGAGGGCCGGGTCGGTCGGAGCGGGGAACGGCTGGGGCAGGACGGGATGGTGTCGATGATCCGCCGGCAGCTGGCTGAGGGGCTGCAGGGGGAGACGCTGTTGCGGGCCGCGGTGAGCGAGGTGCGGGATCTCAACGGGGGCGAGCTGACCGACGACGTCGCCGTTGTCCTGCTGGACCGGACGTCGTGA
- a CDS encoding DUF2516 family protein, whose product MLMTAVGGVMWLIFTAMLALAIVAFVMAAIFRQDAYRAADKQNKGFWLIILGIAVAVNLFVPMLFLQLAGLVATIVFFVDVRPALQQVSGGKGFRRRGRGSSSDGPYGPYNGGR is encoded by the coding sequence GTGCTGATGACGGCAGTCGGCGGAGTGATGTGGCTGATCTTCACCGCCATGCTGGCACTCGCCATCGTGGCGTTCGTGATGGCCGCGATCTTCCGCCAGGACGCGTACCGCGCCGCGGACAAGCAGAACAAGGGCTTCTGGCTGATCATCCTCGGCATCGCGGTCGCCGTGAACCTCTTCGTCCCGATGCTGTTCCTGCAGCTCGCGGGCCTGGTCGCGACGATCGTCTTCTTCGTGGACGTACGCCCCGCCCTCCAGCAGGTGTCAGGCGGCAAGGGCTTCCGCCGCCGGGGCCGCGGGAGCAGCAGCGACGGCCCTTACGGCCCGTACAACGGGGGCCGCTGA
- a CDS encoding helix-turn-helix domain-containing protein, with amino-acid sequence MASLNVGNLGEYLREQRRNAQLSLRQLADAAGVSNPYLSQIERGLRKPSAEVLQQVAKALRISAETLYVRAGILDAERDRDEAETRAVILADPSLNERQKQVLLQIYESFRKENGFGSGEPDADEAAGDPAQDAGADDTGTADVSDTDAGPRRTAG; translated from the coding sequence ATGGCATCGCTGAACGTCGGCAATCTCGGTGAGTATCTGCGCGAGCAGCGGCGCAACGCGCAGCTGTCGCTGCGGCAGCTCGCCGACGCCGCCGGGGTGTCCAATCCGTACCTGAGCCAGATCGAGCGCGGACTGCGCAAGCCCAGCGCGGAGGTGCTCCAGCAGGTCGCCAAGGCCCTGCGCATCTCCGCCGAGACGCTGTACGTCCGCGCCGGCATCCTCGATGCCGAACGCGACCGCGACGAGGCGGAGACGCGGGCGGTCATCCTGGCCGACCCCTCGCTCAACGAGCGGCAGAAGCAGGTGCTGCTCCAGATCTACGAGTCCTTCCGCAAGGAGAACGGATTCGGGAGCGGCGAGCCCGACGCGGACGAGGCGGCCGGGGATCCGGCACAGGACGCGGGCGCGGACGACACCGGTACGGCCGATGTGAGCGATACCGATGCCGGTCCGCGGCGGACGGCCGGATAA
- a CDS encoding RNA polymerase sigma-70 factor gives MTKEDAEHAADPFLTHRSLLFTVAYEMLGSAADAEDVLQESWLRWADVDRAQVRDPRSYLVRTVTRQALNRLRALSRSREEYVGEWLPEPLLTSPDVAEDVELAESVSLAMLTVLETLGPTERAVFVLREVFDLPYGEIAEAVGKSAAAVRQIARRAREHVAARRPRVRVSRAEQRAVVERFLAALRTGQLQDLLAIMAPDVVMITDGGGVVAAALAPFQGADVVARVLAGAHRAVGTLDTTVVWLNGTPAGRVDFDGEPSAVSLTVEGGRIARIHVVRNPHKLTRLDDPAELAR, from the coding sequence ATGACGAAGGAGGATGCGGAGCACGCGGCGGACCCCTTCCTCACCCACCGCAGCCTGCTCTTCACGGTCGCCTACGAGATGCTCGGCTCGGCGGCCGACGCGGAGGACGTGCTGCAGGAGTCCTGGCTGCGGTGGGCCGACGTGGACCGGGCGCAGGTCCGCGACCCGCGGTCGTACCTGGTCCGGACCGTCACCCGGCAGGCGCTCAACCGCCTGCGCGCGCTGTCCCGCAGTCGTGAGGAGTACGTCGGCGAGTGGCTGCCGGAACCCCTGCTGACCAGCCCCGATGTCGCCGAGGACGTCGAACTCGCGGAGAGCGTCTCGCTCGCGATGCTGACGGTCCTGGAAACCCTCGGGCCGACCGAGCGGGCGGTGTTCGTGCTCCGCGAGGTGTTCGACCTGCCGTACGGCGAGATCGCCGAGGCCGTGGGGAAGTCTGCGGCCGCGGTTCGGCAGATCGCGCGGCGGGCCCGCGAGCACGTGGCGGCCCGGAGGCCGCGCGTGCGGGTGAGCCGCGCGGAACAGCGGGCCGTGGTGGAACGCTTCCTGGCCGCACTGCGCACCGGGCAGCTGCAGGACCTCCTGGCCATCATGGCCCCGGACGTGGTCATGATCACCGATGGCGGCGGAGTGGTCGCGGCCGCGCTGGCTCCGTTCCAGGGAGCCGACGTGGTGGCGCGGGTGCTCGCGGGCGCACACCGCGCGGTGGGCACACTGGACACGACGGTCGTGTGGCTCAACGGCACACCGGCAGGCCGTGTCGACTTCGACGGCGAGCCGAGCGCGGTGAGCCTCACGGTGGAGGGCGGCCGGATCGCCCGGATCCACGTGGTCCGCAACCCGCACAAGCTGACCCGCCTGGACGACCCGGCAGAACTCGCCCGCTAG
- a CDS encoding carboxymuconolactone decarboxylase family protein has translation MALRVPKAELTAQLSESMIEQFGTVPEPLQATGHHPDVAQAGSEMGARVAAWNVADESLKTFAHMAVAAQVGCSWCLDINYFLAQNQKLDLTKASRVPRWRESEVFTPLERDVLEYAEAMTDTPPTVTDELSARLLDRLGPAALVELTAAIAFANFSTRNNTALGVKSQGFSDACEIPLAARPAESDAAVTA, from the coding sequence ATGGCGCTGCGGGTTCCGAAGGCAGAGCTGACCGCCCAGTTGAGCGAGAGCATGATCGAGCAGTTCGGCACCGTACCCGAACCCCTTCAGGCGACCGGGCACCACCCCGACGTCGCCCAGGCGGGCTCGGAGATGGGCGCCAGGGTGGCCGCGTGGAACGTGGCCGACGAGAGCCTCAAGACGTTCGCGCACATGGCCGTCGCGGCACAGGTCGGCTGCAGCTGGTGCCTCGACATCAACTACTTCCTGGCGCAGAACCAGAAGCTGGACCTGACGAAGGCGAGCCGGGTGCCGCGCTGGCGCGAGTCGGAGGTGTTCACGCCGCTGGAGCGGGATGTGCTGGAGTACGCCGAGGCCATGACGGACACCCCGCCGACCGTCACCGACGAGCTGTCCGCGCGCCTGCTGGACCGGCTCGGCCCGGCGGCGCTGGTCGAGCTGACCGCGGCGATCGCCTTCGCCAACTTCTCGACCAGGAACAACACGGCGCTCGGGGTCAAGTCGCAGGGCTTCTCCGACGCCTGCGAGATCCCCCTGGCCGCACGTCCGGCCGAGTCCGACGCGGCCGTGACGGCATGA